From one Paeniglutamicibacter psychrophenolicus genomic stretch:
- a CDS encoding ferritin-like fold-containing protein, translated as MTKTPLTYGSAAAADDAELALMGLIAYQELTAFEHLSSDARLSPTLVDRETLGRFAVKEFGHFEMVRERIAERGLDPQEVIEPFMASLDEMHRRTKPGDWYESLTKVYVIDGVAADFYALIASGLEPEVRTLVHEVKTSQANTEWLRERLQLAITDRPERASRLALWGRRLLGEALTQAREIGEKYDYWGALQLEGPDGRGQEMTRLFARLVENHSRRMRQLGMTA; from the coding sequence ATGACCAAAACACCCTTGACCTATGGTTCGGCGGCCGCCGCCGACGACGCGGAGCTGGCCCTGATGGGGCTGATCGCCTACCAGGAACTCACGGCCTTCGAGCACCTGTCCTCCGATGCGCGCCTGTCGCCGACCCTGGTGGACCGCGAAACCCTGGGCCGCTTCGCCGTGAAGGAGTTCGGGCACTTCGAGATGGTGCGCGAGCGCATTGCCGAGCGCGGACTGGACCCGCAGGAGGTCATCGAGCCGTTCATGGCCTCGCTGGACGAAATGCACAGGCGGACCAAGCCGGGGGACTGGTACGAGTCCCTGACAAAGGTGTATGTGATCGACGGGGTCGCCGCGGACTTCTACGCGCTGATTGCCTCCGGACTGGAACCCGAGGTGCGCACCCTGGTGCACGAGGTCAAGACGTCGCAGGCGAACACCGAATGGTTGCGTGAGCGGCTGCAGCTGGCCATCACCGACCGTCCCGAGCGGGCCTCGCGCCTGGCACTCTGGGGCCGGCGGCTGCTGGGAGAGGCGCTGACCCAGGCCAGGGAGATCGGCGAGAAATACGACTACTGGGGCGCCCTGCAGCTTGAGGGCCCCGACGGCCGCGGACAGGAAATGACGCGGCTCTTTGCCCGGCTGGTGGAGAACCACTCGCGGCGCATGCGCCAGCTGGGCATGACCGCCTGA
- a CDS encoding RNB domain-containing ribonuclease produces MSHQYIALTPEARSTALAQALKALETEFEVRSEFPAEVLEEAERAIAGFELPPIDKRGIELVTIDPASSTDLDQALHLSRSGEGYLVHYAIADVPGFVALGGILDAETRLRGQTVYLPHRRISLHPESISEDAGSLLPNQDRSAYLWTFTLDAEGAVTDTGLQRAIVRSREKLSYVGVQESLDAGTATEMLQLLREIGLKRIELERARGGASLRIPSQEVECIDGTYKIVSDAPLPVEDWNAQISLMTGMEAARIMLEAKVGLLRTMPAPAQKDINIFRLQAKALGTTWEPTQPYGEFLRSLDLADPRQLALMHQATSLFRGATYTAIDGELPPDTVQAAIAAPYAHTTAPLRRLVDRFALLVCSYAVTGQEVPRGLREVLPTLPDLMNDSNRVVNKIERAAIDTVEAASLAHRVGERFRAVTLTGSEESSNGNHRSLGTLQLESPAVMAPFEGSAQAGVHVEVELVHADLASRKVLFRIVGA; encoded by the coding sequence GTGAGCCACCAATACATCGCATTGACCCCCGAGGCCCGAAGCACCGCACTGGCCCAGGCCCTCAAGGCCCTGGAAACGGAGTTCGAGGTTCGTTCCGAATTCCCGGCCGAGGTGCTGGAGGAAGCCGAGCGCGCCATCGCGGGCTTCGAGCTGCCGCCCATCGACAAGCGCGGGATCGAGCTGGTCACCATCGACCCGGCCAGCTCCACCGACCTGGACCAGGCCCTGCACCTCTCGCGCAGCGGCGAGGGCTACCTGGTGCACTATGCGATCGCCGATGTGCCCGGCTTCGTGGCCCTGGGCGGCATCCTCGACGCGGAGACCAGACTGCGCGGCCAGACCGTGTACCTGCCGCACCGGCGGATCTCGCTGCATCCCGAATCCATCAGCGAGGACGCCGGTTCGCTGCTGCCGAACCAGGACCGCAGCGCCTACCTGTGGACCTTCACCCTCGATGCCGAAGGCGCGGTCACCGACACCGGCCTGCAGCGGGCCATCGTCCGCAGCCGGGAGAAGCTCAGCTACGTCGGCGTCCAGGAGTCCCTCGATGCGGGAACGGCCACCGAGATGCTGCAATTGCTGCGCGAGATCGGGCTCAAGCGCATCGAACTGGAACGGGCCCGCGGCGGGGCCTCCCTGCGCATCCCCTCCCAGGAGGTCGAATGCATCGATGGCACCTACAAGATCGTCTCCGATGCCCCACTGCCGGTGGAGGACTGGAACGCGCAGATCTCCCTGATGACCGGAATGGAGGCGGCCCGCATCATGCTCGAGGCCAAGGTCGGGCTGCTGCGCACCATGCCCGCCCCTGCCCAGAAGGACATCAACATCTTCCGGCTCCAGGCCAAGGCGCTGGGCACCACGTGGGAGCCGACCCAGCCCTATGGCGAGTTCCTGCGCTCGCTGGACCTGGCCGATCCGCGGCAGCTTGCCCTGATGCACCAGGCCACCAGCCTGTTTCGCGGGGCCACGTACACCGCGATCGACGGCGAACTGCCCCCGGACACCGTCCAGGCCGCCATCGCCGCACCCTACGCGCACACCACTGCCCCGTTGCGCCGGCTGGTGGACCGCTTCGCGCTGCTGGTCTGCTCCTACGCGGTCACCGGCCAGGAAGTGCCCCGGGGACTTCGCGAGGTGCTGCCCACCCTGCCGGATCTGATGAACGACTCGAACCGCGTGGTGAACAAGATCGAACGCGCTGCCATCGACACCGTGGAGGCCGCCTCGCTGGCCCACCGCGTGGGCGAACGCTTCCGCGCGGTGACACTGACCGGTTCCGAGGAGTCCTCCAACGGCAACCACCGCTCGCTGGGGACCCTGCAGCTGGAATCCCCCGCCGTCATGGCTCCGTTCGAGGGCAGCGCGCAGGCCGGGGTGCACGTCGAGGTGGAACTGGTGCATGCCGACCTGGCCAGCCGCAAGGTGCTCTTCCGCATCGTGGGTGCCTAG
- the moeB gene encoding molybdopterin-synthase adenylyltransferase MoeB, with the protein MNQRNNPATRYENVAAGRLPALVPPGDELLPEELLRYSRQIIIPEIGMTGQRRLKNARVLVIGAGGLGAPALLYLAAAGIGTLGIIDDDEVDLGNLQRQVIHSTLTVGQPKTESAAARIKELNPLVTVRVHNHRLDATNAVELFGEYDLVLDGTDNFATRYLVNDAAALAGIPYVWGSILRFDGQVSVFWDAHGPNYRDLYPTPPPAGTVPSCAEGGVFGVLCSQIGSVMVAEAIKLITGVGRSLLGRLLILDSLDMTWREVSLLPDPDLPPITGLLESYDDFCSVPALDAQGLARMAAHSIDARELARLLALRTEGKEDFLLVDVREPGEAEIASIPGAILAPRGAILGGEIELPRDREIILHCKSGGRSGEVLRFLLDGDYARVRHVAGGILDWISDVDPRMAAY; encoded by the coding sequence ATGAACCAGCGCAACAACCCCGCCACCCGATACGAGAACGTCGCCGCCGGCCGGCTGCCGGCCCTCGTGCCGCCCGGGGACGAACTGCTGCCGGAGGAATTGCTGCGCTACTCGCGCCAGATCATCATCCCGGAGATCGGGATGACGGGGCAGCGCCGGCTGAAGAATGCCCGGGTGCTGGTCATCGGCGCCGGCGGGCTCGGTGCCCCCGCGCTGCTCTACCTGGCAGCCGCGGGCATCGGCACCCTGGGCATCATCGACGACGACGAGGTGGACCTGGGCAACCTGCAGCGCCAGGTCATCCACTCCACCCTCACCGTGGGCCAACCGAAGACCGAATCCGCCGCTGCGCGCATCAAGGAACTGAACCCGCTGGTCACCGTGCGGGTGCACAACCACCGGCTGGACGCCACCAACGCCGTGGAGCTCTTCGGCGAATACGACCTGGTCCTGGACGGGACCGACAACTTCGCCACCCGCTACCTGGTCAACGACGCCGCGGCGCTCGCCGGCATCCCGTACGTCTGGGGTTCGATCCTGCGCTTCGACGGCCAGGTATCCGTCTTCTGGGACGCCCACGGCCCGAACTACCGCGACCTGTATCCGACCCCGCCGCCGGCGGGCACAGTGCCCTCCTGCGCCGAGGGCGGGGTCTTCGGGGTGCTGTGCTCGCAGATCGGCTCGGTGATGGTGGCCGAGGCCATCAAGCTGATCACCGGGGTCGGCCGCTCGCTGTTGGGGCGGCTGTTGATCCTGGACTCGCTGGACATGACCTGGCGGGAGGTGTCCCTGCTGCCCGATCCCGACCTCCCGCCGATCACCGGCCTGCTGGAGAGCTACGACGACTTCTGCTCGGTCCCCGCGCTGGATGCACAGGGGCTTGCGCGGATGGCCGCGCACAGCATCGACGCCAGGGAGCTGGCGCGCCTGCTCGCCCTGCGCACCGAGGGGAAGGAAGACTTCCTGCTGGTCGATGTCAGGGAGCCGGGCGAGGCCGAAATCGCCTCGATCCCCGGGGCGATCCTCGCCCCGCGCGGGGCGATCCTGGGCGGGGAAATCGAGCTGCCCAGGGATCGGGAGATCATCCTGCATTGCAAGTCCGGGGGTCGATCCGGGGAGGTGCTGCGCTTCCTGCTGGATGGGGACTACGCGCGCGTGCGTCATGTTGCGGGCGGAATCCTGGATTGGATCAGTGATGTCGATCCGCGCATGGCTGCCTACTGA
- a CDS encoding DUF3107 domain-containing protein: MDVRIGIQNVAREIVIESAEDAEELAKRVSDALAAGGELRLTDSKGKLMLVPVAGIAYVEIGVEEARRVGFAH, from the coding sequence ATGGACGTTCGCATTGGAATTCAGAATGTTGCCCGCGAGATCGTGATCGAGTCCGCCGAGGATGCCGAGGAGTTGGCCAAACGCGTTTCCGACGCACTGGCGGCAGGCGGGGAACTTCGCCTCACCGACTCCAAGGGCAAGCTCATGCTGGTGCCCGTCGCGGGCATCGCGTATGTCGAGATCGGTGTCGAGGAAGCACGCCGCGTGGGCTTCGCCCATTAG
- a CDS encoding DNA-methyltransferase — MTLTSIPDGPIADPTQETDGPAAASPATAWDPAGPNLIVHAENAAFLPTLPDESFTLIYVDPPFNTGRTQKRQVTTAVRAAAGEGDRVGFQGRSYSTLRGDLHSYDDAFDDYWSFLEPRLREAWRLLADDGTLYVHLDYREVHYAKVMLDAIFGRESFLNEIIWAYDYGARAKSRWPAKHDNILVYVKNPKTFHFDSAEVDREPYMAPGLVTAEKRERGKLPTDVWWHTIVSPTGKEKTGYPTQKPEGILRRIINASSREGDWVLDFFAGSGTTGAVSQALGRRFVCVDENPQSIAVMTKRIPKATILDTFED; from the coding sequence ATGACGTTGACCAGCATTCCCGACGGGCCCATCGCCGATCCTACCCAGGAGACCGATGGGCCCGCCGCTGCATCCCCAGCCACCGCCTGGGATCCCGCGGGGCCCAACCTGATCGTCCACGCGGAAAACGCTGCGTTCCTACCGACGCTTCCGGACGAATCATTCACCTTGATCTACGTCGATCCCCCGTTCAACACCGGGCGTACGCAAAAGCGCCAGGTCACCACGGCGGTCCGCGCGGCCGCCGGCGAGGGCGACCGGGTCGGCTTCCAGGGCCGGAGCTACTCCACCCTGCGCGGGGACCTGCACAGCTACGACGACGCCTTCGACGACTACTGGTCCTTCCTGGAACCGCGCCTGCGCGAGGCCTGGCGGCTGTTGGCCGACGACGGCACCTTGTACGTGCACCTGGACTACCGCGAGGTGCACTATGCCAAGGTCATGCTTGATGCGATCTTCGGCCGGGAGTCGTTCCTGAACGAGATCATCTGGGCCTACGACTACGGCGCACGTGCCAAGTCCCGCTGGCCGGCCAAGCACGACAACATCCTGGTGTACGTGAAGAACCCGAAGACCTTCCACTTCGATTCGGCGGAGGTCGACCGCGAGCCATACATGGCCCCCGGGCTGGTCACCGCCGAGAAGCGCGAGCGCGGCAAGCTGCCCACCGATGTCTGGTGGCACACCATCGTCTCGCCCACGGGCAAGGAAAAGACCGGTTACCCGACGCAGAAGCCCGAGGGCATCCTGCGCAGGATCATCAACGCGAGTTCGCGCGAAGGCGACTGGGTCCTGGACTTCTTCGCCGGCTCCGGCACCACCGGGGCCGTATCCCAGGCGCTGGGCCGCCGCTTCGTCTGCGTGGATGAGAACCCGCAATCCATTGCGGTCATGACCAAGCGCATCCCGAAGGCCACGATCCTGGACACGTTCGAAGACTGA
- a CDS encoding TetR/AcrR family transcriptional regulator, producing MPREARRRQLLNAAHQVFVAHGFHGASMDEIAEVAEVSKPVLYQHFPGKRELYVALLDAHMDEFSALLQQAINSTTDNKLRVGATIRAYYEYISRDSQAFRLIFESDLLNDELIGGRIEAFNAKFAGRIADVVAEDTRLPPAQALLMGRAMAGMAQVSARYWVDMADEVSMEEASDLVSRLAWRGIGRFPKES from the coding sequence ATGCCGCGCGAGGCCCGTCGCCGCCAGCTGCTCAACGCGGCCCACCAGGTCTTTGTGGCCCACGGCTTCCACGGGGCCTCGATGGATGAGATCGCCGAGGTCGCCGAGGTGTCCAAGCCGGTGCTGTACCAGCACTTCCCGGGCAAGCGGGAGCTGTATGTCGCGCTGCTCGATGCGCACATGGACGAGTTCAGCGCACTATTGCAGCAGGCCATCAATTCCACCACCGACAACAAGTTGCGGGTGGGCGCCACGATTCGCGCCTACTACGAGTACATTTCCAGGGATTCGCAGGCGTTTCGGCTGATCTTCGAATCCGACCTGCTCAACGACGAGTTGATCGGCGGGCGCATCGAGGCGTTCAACGCGAAGTTCGCCGGCCGCATCGCCGACGTGGTGGCCGAGGACACCAGGCTTCCCCCGGCACAGGCCCTGCTGATGGGCCGGGCCATGGCCGGGATGGCCCAGGTCTCGGCGCGCTACTGGGTGGATATGGCCGACGAGGTGTCCATGGAAGAGGCCAGCGATCTGGTCTCGCGTTTAGCTTGGCGCGGAATCGGTCGATTCCCCAAGGAATCCTGA
- a CDS encoding DUF6318 family protein, translating to MKKSEAGIKAFAEYYYALIEYTIQTNDTKPIKQVTKRTCVECASGFIDPFDNNKKAGSWLAGADFEVTVTKSILQPKNGVVLYTSTQSEMVAYMSDGTRQGVFPASEEPFPATMLLSWDSGWSVETLEYLDVK from the coding sequence ATGAAGAAATCAGAGGCTGGCATTAAGGCATTTGCCGAGTACTATTACGCGCTCATTGAGTACACGATCCAAACGAACGATACGAAACCGATCAAGCAGGTGACAAAACGTACTTGTGTTGAGTGCGCCAGCGGCTTCATTGATCCGTTCGACAACAACAAGAAGGCTGGCTCTTGGCTTGCAGGAGCTGACTTTGAAGTCACCGTTACGAAGAGCATCTTGCAGCCAAAGAACGGAGTCGTTCTCTACACATCCACCCAAAGCGAAATGGTCGCTTACATGAGTGATGGAACCAGACAAGGTGTCTTTCCGGCAAGCGAAGAGCCGTTTCCGGCCACCATGCTCCTCAGTTGGGATAGCGGCTGGTCAGTGGAGACGCTTGAATACCTGGACGTGAAGTGA
- a CDS encoding PHP domain-containing protein: protein MRIDLHAHSHVSDGTEPPADLVASAKAAGLDVVALTDHDQTAGWQEAGAAALELGIGMVPGMEISCKTELGISVHLLSYLHDPSHPGLVEEIDKARDARITRARRMVELLAEDYPVDWDMIARHTAPGATIGRPHIADALVTAGVVRTRTEAFAQVLTARSRYYVGHYAMDPVTAVKLVREAGGVPVFAHPVASARGRVVGEETFEQMIEAGLLGLEINHRDNPEEGREYLRAIAAEHDLIVTGSSDYHGTGKPNRLGENTTTVEMLQRILEAGTGTAPVGMPELS from the coding sequence ATGCGGATCGACCTTCATGCTCATTCACACGTTTCCGACGGGACGGAGCCTCCCGCCGATTTGGTTGCCTCGGCGAAGGCAGCCGGGCTTGACGTGGTTGCCTTGACCGACCATGACCAGACCGCCGGGTGGCAGGAAGCCGGTGCAGCCGCTCTCGAGCTTGGCATCGGGATGGTCCCGGGGATGGAGATCTCCTGCAAGACCGAGCTCGGCATCAGCGTCCATTTATTGTCCTACCTGCACGATCCTTCGCATCCGGGGCTGGTTGAGGAAATCGACAAGGCCCGCGACGCCCGCATCACCCGTGCCCGGCGCATGGTGGAGTTGCTCGCGGAAGACTATCCGGTGGACTGGGACATGATCGCCCGCCACACGGCTCCCGGGGCAACCATTGGGCGACCACATATTGCCGACGCATTGGTGACTGCAGGGGTTGTCAGGACGCGCACCGAGGCCTTCGCCCAAGTGCTGACCGCACGTTCGCGCTATTACGTCGGGCATTACGCCATGGACCCGGTGACCGCCGTCAAGCTCGTGCGCGAGGCGGGAGGCGTGCCAGTGTTTGCCCACCCAGTGGCCTCCGCCAGGGGCCGGGTGGTCGGTGAGGAAACGTTCGAGCAAATGATCGAGGCTGGATTGCTTGGCCTGGAAATCAACCACCGTGACAACCCGGAAGAAGGGCGCGAGTATTTGCGTGCCATCGCCGCTGAACACGACTTGATCGTTACCGGGTCATCCGATTACCACGGCACCGGCAAGCCGAACAGGCTCGGCGAAAACACCACCACGGTGGAGATGCTTCAGAGGATCCTTGAAGCAGGAACGGGCACAGCACCGGTGGGCATGCCCGAATTGTCCTGA
- a CDS encoding putative transporter small subunit — translation MEIFWLTVYVLIWPVIVAGTLFVITRAFFREWKQARAEGRSLV, via the coding sequence ATGGAAATCTTTTGGTTGACCGTATATGTCCTGATCTGGCCTGTCATCGTTGCAGGAACCCTCTTCGTGATCACTCGCGCATTCTTCCGTGAATGGAAGCAGGCCCGCGCCGAGGGCCGTAGCTTGGTTTAA
- a CDS encoding DEAD/DEAH box helicase, with protein sequence MNTEHQLTADSASEAVDIEESLSTDETPHEIPQLTFADFGVRADIVESLTDAGIIHPFPIQSMTLPVALGGHDIIGQAKTGTGKTFGFGIPALQRVIGPDDEGYDKLPAPGAPQALIVAPTRELAVQVATDIAKAATKRNARIATIYGGRAYEPQIEQLNNGVEIVVGTPGRLIDLHRQRHLNLKNVRIVILDEADEMLDLGFLPDVETLLAATPAIRQTMLFSATMPGPVIAMARRYMTKPTHIRAADPDDDSITKKDIRQVVYRAHQLDKDEVVARILQAEGRGRTIIFTKTKRSAAKLTDELIDRGFAAGAMHGDLGQGAREQALRAFRNNKVDVLVATDVAARGIDVDDVTHVINLQCPEDEKTYLHRVGRTGRAGNKGTAVTFVDWEDVPRWGLINKALGLNVTDPVETYSSSPHLYADLNIPAGTKGRLPRHARKLEGLAGEKLEDLGETGKKNAPRSGGRSSEGGRRGERSDRSERSNSGERGGRHGHSRGRSDRPAREGERHRETAVAADSGEQSAAAADRPARTRSRTRTRRSDGEVVTNNDAE encoded by the coding sequence TTGAATACAGAACACCAGCTCACCGCCGATTCGGCGTCTGAGGCAGTGGACATCGAAGAATCCCTGTCCACCGATGAAACCCCGCACGAAATCCCGCAGCTGACCTTCGCCGACTTCGGCGTGCGCGCCGACATCGTCGAGTCCCTGACGGACGCCGGGATCATCCACCCCTTCCCCATCCAGTCGATGACCCTCCCGGTTGCACTGGGCGGGCACGACATCATCGGCCAGGCCAAGACCGGCACCGGCAAGACCTTCGGCTTCGGCATTCCCGCGCTGCAGCGCGTGATCGGCCCCGACGACGAGGGCTACGACAAGCTCCCGGCCCCCGGCGCCCCGCAGGCCCTGATCGTTGCACCGACCCGCGAACTCGCGGTCCAGGTCGCCACCGACATCGCCAAGGCAGCCACCAAGCGCAACGCCCGCATCGCCACGATCTACGGCGGCCGTGCCTACGAGCCGCAGATCGAGCAGCTGAACAACGGCGTCGAGATCGTGGTCGGCACCCCCGGGCGCCTGATCGACCTGCACCGCCAGCGCCACCTGAACCTGAAGAACGTGCGCATCGTGATCCTCGACGAGGCCGACGAGATGCTTGACCTGGGCTTCCTGCCCGACGTCGAGACGCTGCTGGCCGCCACCCCGGCGATCCGCCAGACCATGCTTTTCTCGGCCACCATGCCCGGCCCGGTCATCGCGATGGCCCGCCGCTACATGACCAAGCCGACGCACATCCGCGCCGCGGATCCGGACGACGACTCGATCACCAAGAAGGACATCCGCCAGGTCGTCTACCGCGCCCACCAGCTGGACAAGGACGAGGTCGTCGCCCGCATCCTGCAGGCCGAGGGCCGCGGCCGGACCATCATCTTCACCAAGACCAAGCGCTCCGCGGCCAAGCTGACCGACGAGCTGATCGATCGCGGGTTCGCCGCCGGCGCCATGCACGGCGACCTGGGCCAGGGCGCCCGCGAGCAGGCGCTGCGCGCCTTCCGCAACAACAAGGTCGACGTTTTGGTCGCCACCGACGTCGCAGCCCGCGGCATCGATGTGGACGACGTCACCCACGTGATCAACCTGCAGTGCCCGGAAGACGAGAAGACCTACCTGCACCGCGTGGGCCGCACCGGCCGCGCCGGCAACAAGGGCACCGCGGTCACCTTCGTTGACTGGGAAGACGTCCCGCGCTGGGGCCTGATCAACAAGGCCCTGGGCCTGAACGTCACCGACCCGGTCGAAACGTACTCCTCCTCCCCGCACCTCTATGCGGACCTGAACATCCCGGCCGGCACCAAGGGCCGCCTGCCGCGCCACGCGCGCAAGCTCGAGGGCCTGGCCGGCGAGAAGCTCGAGGACCTGGGCGAGACCGGCAAGAAGAACGCCCCGCGTTCCGGCGGCCGTTCTTCCGAGGGCGGGCGACGCGGAGAGCGCTCGGACCGTTCGGAACGCAGCAACAGCGGTGAGCGCGGCGGACGCCACGGCCATTCCCGCGGCCGTTCGGACCGCCCTGCCCGCGAGGGCGAACGCCACCGCGAAACGGCCGTCGCCGCCGATTCCGGGGAGCAGTCCGCTGCCGCCGCCGATCGCCCGGCCCGCACCCGCAGCCGCACCCGCACCCGCCGCAGCGACGGCGAAGTCGTGACCAACAACGACGCCGAGTAG
- a CDS encoding sodium:solute symporter family protein, translated as MDLQSGEYQLLAGSVVLGLLVLFYGGTFVMTLFIGKKKENADGYMTAGNKIGFGVSAASMTATWIWAASMYASATSGYTYGISGPIHYGLWGALMILFIYPFGRRIRAVAPKAHTLAEVMYARHGRSSQLMLAGSNILGSVISLTSNFIAGGALIALLSPFSFRQGIIAVAAGILLYTLWSGFRASVLTDFAQVVAMLGAVVIIIPVVFFAAGGPGLFETGASNLTVQQANFFSSEAFLNQGAPYIAAVLAYAIGNQTIAQRLFAVREDLIKPTFITATIGYGATVIGFGMLGVIALYAGITPLDGDTNNLIPQMAVTYLGPVLLCVFFIMILGSLSSTADSDLAALSSIAMTDLYGQTVGKKNVKPKTMLLVGRITMILATAAGLFFASGQMNILDLLVFVGALWGALVFPVIASFYWKKVTNKAFTISTLAALALFLPVRFEWISVSGFTGYAVDVLGIVGVGVVLGLMTFGFFGLKVARIVGIVAIVVAAPFAMGALHEYAVLSGSLVAYAVSTIICYAMSVRSKQNFDFSTIKDRVGDFDPIETIKRDTDPVATSK; from the coding sequence ATGGATCTCCAAAGCGGAGAATATCAACTTCTCGCGGGATCAGTTGTCCTGGGGCTGTTGGTGCTTTTTTACGGAGGCACATTCGTGATGACTCTGTTTATTGGCAAAAAGAAAGAAAATGCCGATGGGTATATGACTGCCGGAAACAAGATTGGTTTCGGTGTCTCTGCGGCAAGCATGACCGCGACATGGATCTGGGCTGCTTCGATGTATGCTTCGGCTACCTCCGGCTACACCTATGGCATTTCCGGGCCGATTCACTATGGCCTTTGGGGAGCCCTGATGATTCTATTCATCTACCCCTTCGGTCGGAGAATCCGTGCGGTTGCGCCAAAGGCACACACCTTGGCAGAGGTCATGTACGCCCGTCACGGACGGTCCAGCCAGCTCATGCTTGCAGGCTCCAACATCCTGGGCAGCGTCATTTCCCTCACGTCGAACTTCATCGCAGGCGGCGCGCTGATCGCGCTGCTCTCGCCGTTCAGCTTCCGCCAAGGCATCATCGCAGTTGCCGCAGGCATTCTGCTTTATACGCTGTGGTCGGGATTCCGGGCCTCGGTGTTGACTGACTTCGCTCAAGTGGTGGCGATGCTCGGTGCAGTGGTCATCATCATCCCGGTGGTGTTCTTCGCCGCCGGAGGACCCGGACTCTTTGAAACCGGCGCCTCGAACCTGACGGTGCAGCAGGCCAACTTCTTCTCGTCCGAGGCATTCCTGAACCAGGGAGCCCCGTACATTGCGGCCGTGTTGGCCTATGCCATCGGCAACCAGACCATTGCCCAGCGGCTCTTTGCCGTGCGTGAGGACCTGATCAAACCCACCTTTATCACGGCCACCATTGGCTACGGGGCAACGGTGATCGGTTTCGGCATGCTCGGCGTCATCGCCCTGTACGCAGGCATCACCCCGTTGGACGGGGACACGAACAACCTCATTCCGCAGATGGCGGTCACATACCTCGGCCCCGTCCTGCTGTGCGTCTTCTTCATCATGATCCTCGGCTCGTTGTCGTCCACGGCGGACTCGGATTTGGCAGCGCTCTCCTCCATCGCCATGACGGACCTCTACGGCCAGACGGTTGGCAAGAAGAACGTCAAGCCGAAAACCATGTTGCTGGTTGGACGCATCACGATGATCCTTGCCACTGCCGCGGGTCTCTTCTTCGCCAGTGGCCAAATGAATATCCTGGACCTGTTGGTGTTCGTAGGTGCACTTTGGGGAGCGTTGGTCTTCCCGGTTATCGCCAGCTTCTACTGGAAGAAGGTCACCAACAAGGCCTTCACCATCTCGACCCTTGCGGCGCTGGCGTTGTTCTTGCCGGTGCGCTTCGAATGGATTTCGGTGTCGGGATTCACCGGATATGCGGTGGATGTCCTCGGCATCGTCGGTGTCGGCGTCGTCCTTGGCCTCATGACCTTTGGCTTCTTCGGGTTGAAGGTAGCCCGCATTGTGGGAATCGTGGCCATCGTCGTTGCCGCGCCCTTCGCAATGGGTGCACTGCACGAGTACGCGGTGCTCAGCGGATCACTGGTGGCCTATGCAGTTTCGACCATTATCTGCTACGCGATGTCGGTGCGTTCGAAGCAGAACTTCGACTTCAGCACGATCAAGGATCGCGTTGGTGACTTCGACCCCATCGAGACGATCAAGCGCGACACCGACCCCGTAGCCACAAGCAAGTAG
- a CDS encoding 4a-hydroxytetrahydrobiopterin dehydratase, protein MTAPQETRTTTMGLDKDSPTRVLTDYEIARALKELPSWRKREGSLVCAWTFPGTREAVDFLALVAEAAEHQGHHPDVDWRASAIFLRTTSHDVGDEITLRDVALASLLEFAATDSGAVAVPHRHQDVDLGIETQDPAKLEDFWIGVMGYRKGRDGFLVDPEGRNPRIRLEGTATPSANRIHVEKFMSHSGLEALQEALQPHAGAGDRTHAPALSIYTDADGNRVGLNTEQRDEPPAFQ, encoded by the coding sequence ATGACAGCACCACAAGAAACGAGAACCACCACCATGGGCCTTGACAAGGACTCACCCACCCGCGTCCTGACCGACTACGAGATCGCCAGGGCGCTGAAGGAACTGCCGTCGTGGAGGAAGCGGGAAGGATCGCTGGTCTGCGCCTGGACGTTCCCGGGCACCCGGGAAGCCGTCGACTTCCTGGCGCTGGTGGCCGAGGCCGCCGAGCACCAGGGCCACCACCCGGATGTCGACTGGCGGGCGAGCGCCATCTTCCTTCGTACCACCTCCCATGATGTGGGCGACGAAATCACCCTGCGAGATGTGGCCCTGGCGTCGCTGCTGGAATTCGCCGCCACCGACTCGGGCGCCGTCGCGGTGCCCCATCGCCACCAGGACGTCGACCTCGGCATCGAGACGCAGGATCCGGCCAAGCTGGAGGACTTCTGGATCGGCGTCATGGGCTACCGCAAGGGACGCGACGGGTTCCTGGTGGATCCCGAGGGACGCAACCCGCGGATCCGGCTGGAGGGCACGGCAACGCCAAGCGCCAACCGCATCCACGTCGAGAAGTTCATGTCCCATTCCGGGCTCGAGGCGCTCCAGGAGGCACTTCAGCCGCATGCAGGTGCCGGGGACCGGACCCACGCACCGGCCCTGAGCATCTACACGGATGCCGACGGCAACCGCGTGGGCCTGAACACCGAGCAGCGGGACGAACCTCCGGCGTTCCAGTAG